Proteins found in one Streptomyces sp. NBC_00461 genomic segment:
- a CDS encoding DeoR/GlpR family DNA-binding transcription regulator: protein MYAPERQQEILRLARDGGRVDVMSLAEEFQVTAETIRRDLKALDRAGLLRRVHGGALPAGRLDFEPDLAEREGTSADEKDRIAKAALTEVPGEGTMILDAGTTVARLAAAIPLESSITVVTHSLPIAARLADHPGIQLHLVGGRVRHRTRAAVDAWALRAYGEIRADVLFIAANGFSADHGLTTPDLAEAAVKRAAVAAARRVVLLADSAKHGQEHFARFGDLSDVDLLITDSGLSPEDAAAIERGGTEVVRA from the coding sequence ATGTACGCACCCGAGCGGCAACAGGAGATCCTCCGGCTCGCCCGCGACGGCGGCAGGGTGGACGTGATGTCGCTGGCCGAGGAGTTCCAGGTGACGGCGGAGACGATCCGCCGCGACCTGAAGGCCCTCGACCGCGCCGGCCTGCTCCGCAGGGTGCACGGCGGTGCCCTACCGGCCGGACGCCTCGACTTCGAGCCGGACCTCGCCGAGCGCGAGGGCACCTCCGCCGACGAGAAGGACCGCATCGCCAAGGCGGCCCTCACGGAAGTGCCGGGCGAGGGCACGATGATCCTCGACGCCGGCACCACGGTGGCGCGCCTGGCGGCCGCCATCCCGCTGGAGTCCTCGATCACCGTCGTCACGCACAGCCTGCCGATCGCGGCCCGCCTCGCCGACCACCCCGGCATCCAGCTCCACCTCGTCGGAGGGCGCGTACGCCACCGCACACGCGCCGCCGTGGACGCCTGGGCGCTGCGCGCGTACGGCGAGATCCGGGCGGACGTCCTCTTCATCGCGGCCAACGGCTTCTCCGCCGACCACGGTCTGACCACCCCCGACCTCGCCGAGGCCGCGGTGAAGCGCGCGGCGGTCGCCGCGGCCCGCCGCGTCGTGCTGCTCGCCGACTCCGCCAAGCACGGCCAGGAGCACTTCGCCCGCTTCGGCGACCTGAGCGACGTGGACCTGCTGATCACCGACAGCGGGCTGAGCCCGGAAGACGCCGCCGCCATCGAGCGCGGCGGCACGGAAGTAGTGCGCGCATGA
- a CDS encoding effector-associated domain 2-containing protein, producing MDDRDDDPSLRRGRGRPDHEWQRVVVQALTASPVLADRSARAMLVELVGDVLGRPVHLREQATVPLQFLELVRFCVREDGGLPALAHAVRTVAGDGLTADTVGEQVRKFLEAVAPGRAGER from the coding sequence GTGGACGACAGGGACGACGACCCGAGCCTCCGCCGCGGCCGCGGCCGCCCGGATCATGAATGGCAGCGAGTCGTGGTCCAGGCGTTGACCGCCTCGCCGGTGCTGGCGGACCGGAGCGCGCGAGCGATGCTGGTCGAACTGGTCGGGGACGTGCTCGGGCGGCCGGTGCATCTGCGGGAGCAGGCGACCGTACCGCTGCAGTTTCTGGAGTTGGTGCGGTTCTGTGTGCGGGAGGACGGCGGCCTGCCCGCGCTCGCGCACGCCGTCAGGACGGTCGCCGGGGACGGCCTGACCGCGGACACGGTCGGTGAGCAGGTGCGGAAGTTCCTGGAAGCCGTCGCCCCCGGCAGAGCGGGCGAGCGTTGA
- a CDS encoding VMAP-C domain-containing protein, whose amino-acid sequence MNPESGAGRSTSALLIRERIRAQTLAALHDVGALHDRYARAVLLELVGETLGRPADVREQATAQLQLLELFRFCTRHQDGLSVLARQLPTVEPGCSQAPFVQRLADEWTAVDALDGLADLIDSWEYLANTLGGLAMPYGKRTALVRSATHARVAAPPSHAENCWHDFLHLAGQGAPRGGLPPWMVYLERSTDDMGNSVALEMLARNRQWALSCDLAELLDHDRRRPPAATAPVRPYQEYLAIHIAPDPLESGHYTVSHSFMSDARGPHWEHGETYPRVPAKGLQRVVTAIIRTVEGVGGDRLAHVWLEFVLPFELLNLPVDWWPRDTAEVPNVPLAVNYPVVIRSLDRLQNRAWHRFWRARWQQLGRDEHPSKSVYVNVARRGGDHLRGLEARLGDNEHFVALVLSEPPLPDQGHGRRELQAALRSGLPVVIWHRSGHSPQEFREVLDGLLDEGLQRLPAKVAAYRRRAAIDEDSAHPGRHLTVLWDDPDRKPVLPDAP is encoded by the coding sequence TTGAACCCAGAGAGCGGCGCCGGCCGCAGCACCTCGGCGTTACTGATCCGCGAGCGGATCCGCGCACAGACCCTTGCCGCCCTCCATGACGTCGGCGCACTCCACGACCGCTACGCACGGGCCGTCCTGCTCGAACTGGTCGGTGAGACGCTGGGCCGGCCCGCGGACGTGCGGGAACAGGCGACCGCCCAGCTGCAGCTCCTGGAGCTGTTCCGGTTCTGCACCCGGCACCAGGACGGGCTGTCGGTGCTGGCGAGGCAGCTGCCGACGGTGGAACCTGGGTGCTCCCAGGCGCCCTTCGTGCAGCGGCTCGCCGACGAGTGGACGGCCGTGGACGCGCTGGACGGACTCGCCGACCTCATCGACTCCTGGGAGTACCTGGCGAACACCCTCGGCGGGCTGGCGATGCCGTACGGCAAACGCACCGCCCTGGTGCGGTCGGCCACGCACGCGCGCGTGGCCGCGCCGCCCTCGCACGCCGAGAACTGCTGGCACGACTTCCTGCACCTGGCCGGGCAGGGCGCCCCGCGCGGCGGGCTGCCGCCGTGGATGGTCTATCTGGAGCGCAGCACCGACGACATGGGCAACTCCGTCGCACTGGAGATGCTGGCCCGCAACCGGCAGTGGGCGCTCAGCTGCGACCTGGCGGAGCTGCTCGACCACGACCGCAGGCGCCCGCCGGCGGCCACGGCGCCGGTGCGGCCGTACCAGGAGTACCTGGCCATCCACATCGCGCCGGACCCGCTGGAAAGCGGCCACTACACGGTCTCGCACTCCTTCATGTCGGACGCCCGCGGCCCGCACTGGGAGCACGGCGAGACCTACCCGCGCGTGCCCGCCAAGGGGCTGCAACGGGTCGTGACCGCAATCATCAGGACCGTCGAGGGCGTCGGCGGTGACCGACTGGCCCATGTGTGGCTGGAGTTCGTGCTGCCCTTCGAGCTGCTCAACCTGCCGGTCGACTGGTGGCCCCGCGACACCGCCGAGGTGCCGAACGTGCCCCTGGCGGTGAACTACCCGGTCGTCATCCGCAGCCTGGACCGCCTGCAGAACCGCGCCTGGCACCGCTTCTGGCGCGCCCGCTGGCAGCAGCTCGGGCGCGACGAACATCCTTCGAAGTCGGTGTACGTCAACGTCGCGCGCCGGGGCGGCGACCATCTGCGCGGCCTGGAAGCCCGTCTCGGCGACAACGAGCACTTCGTCGCCCTGGTGCTGAGCGAGCCGCCGCTGCCCGACCAGGGGCACGGCCGCCGCGAGCTGCAGGCGGCGCTGCGCAGCGGTCTGCCGGTGGTGATCTGGCATCGGTCGGGGCACTCCCCGCAGGAGTTCCGGGAGGTGCTCGACGGGCTCCTCGACGAGGGGCTGCAGCGACTTCCGGCCAAGGTCGCCGCGTACCGGCGGCGCGCCGCCATCGACGAGGACTCGGCCCACCCGGGCCGCCATCTCACGGTCCTGTGGGACGACCCCGACCGCAAACCCGTACTGCCCGACGCGCCATGA
- a CDS encoding MoxR family ATPase: MPTEMESRGPYRGTGLPGATAGELPEPPPWRSFRGGPDLPAPPADDPYARVLLGEGREPLPAEPDMVARVNAALRLRRPLLVTGEPGTGKSSLAYRISRELGLGRVLRWQITSLSTLREGLFEEAYGSSRHDAQDAQDTHGADARLGPLGTAFLPHGRPRVLLVDRLDRAEIALPEDLCTVLAAGGFAVPGAVARLATADDTQAVVPVPGGVVRCHAFPVVVITSAEERELPLDLVRRCVALRLPRPGPDLLRAMAANRFPADPGGSAGPTGGCPAPDVVQAFLDRAVRTDGPVVERFLDSLHLAVGGVLQGLAADGSWQEAVDTVWEWTAAEET, from the coding sequence ATGCCGACGGAGATGGAGTCGAGGGGACCGTACCGGGGGACGGGTCTGCCCGGCGCGACGGCCGGGGAGTTACCGGAGCCCCCGCCCTGGCGCAGCTTCCGCGGCGGCCCCGACCTGCCCGCGCCGCCCGCCGACGACCCCTACGCGCGCGTACTGCTCGGCGAGGGACGCGAACCGCTGCCCGCCGAACCGGACATGGTGGCCCGCGTCAACGCCGCGCTGCGCCTGCGCCGCCCGCTGCTGGTCACCGGCGAACCCGGCACCGGCAAGTCGTCCCTCGCCTACCGCATCAGCCGCGAACTGGGCCTCGGCCGCGTGCTGCGCTGGCAGATCACCTCGCTGAGCACCTTGCGGGAGGGCTTGTTCGAGGAGGCGTACGGCAGCTCGCGCCACGACGCGCAGGACGCGCAGGACACCCACGGCGCCGACGCGCGCCTCGGCCCCCTCGGTACCGCCTTCCTTCCGCACGGCCGGCCGCGCGTGCTGCTCGTGGACCGACTGGACCGGGCCGAGATCGCGCTGCCGGAGGATCTGTGCACGGTGCTGGCGGCGGGCGGCTTCGCCGTGCCCGGCGCTGTCGCGCGCCTGGCGACCGCCGACGACACTCAGGCCGTGGTGCCGGTGCCGGGCGGGGTGGTGCGCTGCCATGCCTTCCCGGTCGTGGTGATCACCAGTGCCGAGGAGCGGGAACTGCCGCTGGATCTCGTACGACGCTGTGTGGCCCTGCGACTGCCGCGGCCGGGTCCGGACCTGCTGCGGGCCATGGCGGCGAACCGTTTCCCCGCAGACCCGGGGGGCAGCGCCGGGCCCACCGGGGGCTGTCCGGCACCGGACGTGGTGCAGGCCTTCCTCGACCGGGCCGTGCGCACCGACGGTCCCGTCGTCGAACGCTTCCTGGACTCCCTGCACCTGGCCGTCGGCGGCGTGCTCCAGGGCCTGGCGGCGGACGGGAGCTGGCAGGAGGCCGTCGACACGGTCTGGGAGTGGACCGCGGCGGAGGAGACATGA
- the fxsT gene encoding FxSxx-COOH system tetratricopeptide repeat protein, with amino-acid sequence MTGRGSPRRPPEEPTDDGGRAFPPRSARTPPKAGTAPLSPALPPELGDALRRVGRALGRSRRDVAVVVDSGPTMGIWRETVHEFVGVLQECGAFGRITVHRLPYPRSVDPATLPRHDAGTRLTLLLTDGAGPRWRFHAVEPLLRRWGQAGPVALIHLLPHPLWPATGLRGWQVLLRSRSSAAANHRLRWRARGLGPDVPGLPPGRQPDVPVPVLELTPRWLDAWAALLGGAPSAWLPLTVVFPRARVPDENGDGEAPADAATRVVRFRSAVSRDVFTLATMLAAVPLSRPVVADVHRALLPGGSLADLAQLLVHGLLRPAHPPRGPARDGTRVAFAFTAGVREELLAAARRADVVRAVELVGDRTGSDGEHLWRLPRLLRGAAVHELPPVDEESGPWLAAESAVLHALSGPFLRPAREVDAAVAVHREREQRAQHEGTTAPAPRSQAVARTPDDADRPTAQPTEPIQPKGRPAMTQQTPAHTVGSDRTRNTPTVWGNIPPRNPNFTGREELLDALHQRLLREKATAVLPHALHGMGGVGKSLLAVEYLYRRMTEYDVVWWISAERTAQISLSLVELAPRLNLQPGSDSSSTVAAVLEALRIGVPYTNWLLVFDNAESPEAVRQFFPAGGPGNILITSRNPQWASIARPLEVDVFLREESKQLLRVRGPEISDEDADRLAEALGDLPLAIEQAAAWHAETGMLVDEYLRLLNEKRVDLLRGTAPLDNQHPVIAAWNISLDQLESKNPAAYQLLQVCSFYAPEPIARTLFARMPRGSIAPELDAALEDPIRLGQVIREIGRYSLARFNHRNNSLQMHRLVQAALLFRMTEDDRADMQRGAHLLLAASDPNDPDNAVRWERYGSLYPHVVVSDAVQSDESWVRNLVVNEVIALLRWGDYESCLELARTAHETWSQKLGEDHGHTLLIAKWLGFLLFTMGSYPEAAELNSAVLDAYRGLMGPEAQDTIDALGNVAIDHRVRGAFGEALELSESVHQQYQRLLGPDDPETLRAAHNVGVSLRLVGDFGRARELDQLTWHSWTEIYGQDHVNSLRTWLGLILDTRELGDYATALTYHREIVEQAGTLLGNDNPLTLSCFRHLAVALRKAGEHVEAAATAEQARTELVRRYGDHNPESMAATLELTVHRRHSGDLQEALRLGTTICQQYEGTYGTHHPHALSAALNLAITYRLLGNAAASQYINSVVLEEFTATLGENHPSTLVCRTNLASDHFALGDSATALELDTQTLRRSQAVFDEDHPSTLACAANLAMDLRTLGRTEEADALHTDTRERLARKLGSSHPAVTQAADWEHRADCDIDPMPL; translated from the coding sequence ATGACCGGGCGCGGCAGCCCGCGAAGGCCGCCCGAGGAGCCCACGGACGACGGCGGGCGCGCGTTCCCGCCGCGGTCGGCCCGGACACCGCCGAAGGCCGGTACCGCGCCCCTCTCCCCCGCTCTGCCTCCGGAACTCGGCGACGCCCTGCGCCGGGTCGGCAGGGCGCTCGGGCGCAGCCGCCGGGACGTCGCGGTGGTCGTCGACTCGGGGCCCACGATGGGCATCTGGCGGGAGACGGTCCACGAGTTCGTCGGCGTGCTGCAGGAGTGCGGTGCGTTCGGGCGGATCACCGTGCACCGGCTGCCGTATCCCCGCAGTGTCGACCCGGCCACGCTGCCGCGGCACGACGCCGGGACCCGGCTGACGCTGCTGCTCACCGACGGCGCGGGCCCCCGCTGGCGCTTCCATGCCGTGGAGCCGCTGCTGCGCCGCTGGGGGCAGGCCGGCCCGGTCGCCCTGATCCATCTGCTGCCGCACCCGCTGTGGCCGGCCACGGGACTGCGCGGCTGGCAGGTGCTGCTGCGTTCCCGCTCGTCCGCGGCGGCCAACCACCGGCTGCGCTGGCGGGCCCGCGGCCTCGGCCCCGACGTGCCGGGCCTGCCTCCCGGACGGCAGCCCGACGTGCCCGTTCCGGTGCTCGAACTCACCCCTCGCTGGCTGGACGCCTGGGCCGCGCTGCTGGGCGGGGCGCCGTCGGCGTGGCTGCCGCTGACGGTGGTGTTCCCCCGCGCGCGCGTACCCGACGAGAACGGCGACGGCGAGGCCCCCGCGGACGCCGCGACCCGCGTCGTGCGCTTCCGGTCGGCGGTCTCCAGGGACGTGTTCACGCTGGCCACCATGCTCGCCGCGGTCCCGCTCAGCAGGCCGGTCGTGGCCGACGTGCACCGCGCACTGCTGCCGGGCGGTTCGCTCGCCGACCTCGCCCAGCTGCTGGTGCACGGCCTGCTCCGGCCGGCGCACCCCCCGCGCGGGCCCGCCCGCGACGGCACGCGCGTGGCGTTCGCGTTCACGGCGGGTGTGCGGGAGGAACTGCTGGCCGCCGCGCGGCGCGCGGATGTCGTACGAGCCGTGGAACTCGTGGGGGATCGCACGGGATCCGACGGGGAACACTTGTGGCGACTGCCCCGGCTGCTGCGCGGGGCCGCCGTGCACGAACTCCCGCCGGTCGACGAGGAGTCCGGGCCGTGGCTCGCGGCGGAGAGCGCTGTGCTCCACGCCCTGTCCGGACCGTTCCTGAGGCCGGCGAGAGAGGTGGACGCGGCCGTCGCGGTCCACCGGGAACGCGAACAGCGCGCACAGCACGAGGGCACCACCGCACCGGCACCACGCAGCCAGGCCGTCGCCCGGACCCCGGACGACGCCGACCGTCCGACGGCTCAGCCGACTGAGCCGATCCAGCCGAAGGGGAGGCCGGCGATGACGCAACAGACCCCGGCGCACACGGTGGGCAGCGACCGCACCCGCAACACGCCCACGGTCTGGGGCAACATCCCGCCCCGGAACCCGAACTTCACCGGCCGCGAGGAACTCCTCGACGCACTGCACCAGCGGCTGCTGCGGGAGAAGGCGACCGCCGTGCTGCCCCACGCGCTGCACGGCATGGGCGGCGTCGGCAAGAGTCTGCTGGCGGTGGAGTACCTCTACCGCCGTATGACCGAGTACGACGTGGTGTGGTGGATCTCGGCCGAGCGCACCGCCCAGATCTCGCTGTCCCTGGTGGAGTTGGCGCCCCGGCTGAACCTGCAGCCCGGCAGCGACTCCTCCTCCACCGTGGCCGCGGTCCTGGAGGCGCTGCGCATCGGAGTGCCGTACACCAACTGGCTGTTGGTCTTCGACAACGCCGAAAGCCCGGAAGCGGTACGGCAGTTCTTCCCGGCGGGCGGGCCCGGCAACATCCTCATCACCTCCCGCAACCCCCAATGGGCCAGCATCGCGCGGCCGTTGGAGGTCGACGTGTTCCTGCGGGAGGAGAGCAAGCAGCTGCTGCGGGTGCGCGGTCCGGAGATCAGCGACGAGGACGCCGACCGGCTCGCGGAGGCGCTCGGTGACCTGCCGCTCGCCATCGAGCAGGCGGCCGCCTGGCACGCCGAGACCGGCATGCTCGTCGACGAGTACCTGCGGCTGCTGAACGAGAAGCGCGTCGACCTGCTGCGCGGCACCGCACCGCTGGACAACCAGCACCCGGTGATCGCGGCCTGGAACATCTCCCTGGACCAGCTGGAGTCCAAGAACCCGGCCGCCTACCAGCTGTTGCAGGTGTGTTCCTTCTACGCCCCGGAACCCATCGCGCGCACCCTCTTCGCCCGGATGCCGCGCGGTTCGATCGCCCCGGAACTGGACGCGGCACTGGAGGACCCGATCCGCCTGGGCCAGGTGATCCGGGAGATCGGCCGCTACTCTCTGGCCCGCTTCAACCACCGCAACAACTCCCTCCAGATGCACCGTCTGGTGCAGGCCGCGCTGCTGTTCCGGATGACCGAGGACGACCGGGCCGACATGCAGCGCGGGGCGCATCTGCTGCTGGCGGCGAGCGACCCGAACGACCCGGACAACGCCGTGCGCTGGGAGCGCTACGGCTCGCTCTATCCGCACGTCGTCGTCTCCGACGCGGTCCAGTCGGACGAGAGCTGGGTGCGCAACCTGGTGGTGAACGAGGTCATCGCACTGCTGCGCTGGGGCGACTACGAGTCCTGCCTCGAACTCGCCCGCACCGCGCACGAGACCTGGTCCCAGAAGCTGGGCGAGGACCACGGCCACACCCTGCTGATCGCGAAATGGCTGGGGTTCCTGCTGTTCACCATGGGCTCCTATCCGGAGGCGGCGGAGCTCAACTCGGCCGTGCTGGACGCCTATCGGGGCTTGATGGGGCCCGAGGCCCAGGACACCATCGACGCGCTCGGCAACGTCGCGATCGACCACCGGGTGCGCGGTGCGTTCGGCGAGGCGCTGGAGCTGTCCGAGTCGGTGCACCAGCAGTACCAGCGGCTGCTCGGCCCGGACGACCCGGAGACGCTGCGGGCCGCGCACAACGTGGGTGTGAGTCTGCGGCTGGTCGGCGACTTCGGCCGCGCCCGCGAACTGGACCAGCTGACCTGGCACAGCTGGACCGAGATCTACGGCCAGGACCATGTGAACTCACTGCGCACCTGGCTCGGCCTGATCCTGGACACACGCGAACTCGGCGACTACGCGACCGCGTTGACGTACCACCGGGAGATCGTCGAGCAGGCGGGCACGCTCCTGGGCAACGACAACCCGCTGACCCTCTCCTGCTTCCGCCATCTCGCGGTCGCCCTGCGCAAGGCGGGCGAGCACGTGGAGGCGGCGGCCACGGCGGAGCAGGCACGCACCGAACTCGTACGCCGCTACGGCGACCACAACCCCGAATCCATGGCAGCCACCCTGGAGTTGACGGTTCACCGGCGGCACAGCGGGGATCTCCAGGAGGCGCTGAGGCTGGGCACCACCATCTGCCAGCAGTACGAGGGGACGTACGGCACACACCATCCGCACGCGCTGTCGGCGGCGCTGAACCTGGCGATCACCTACCGGCTGCTGGGGAACGCGGCGGCCTCGCAGTACATCAACTCGGTGGTGCTGGAGGAGTTCACGGCGACGCTGGGCGAGAACCATCCCTCCACCCTGGTCTGCCGCACCAACCTCGCCAGCGACCATTTCGCCCTCGGCGACTCCGCGACCGCGCTGGAGCTGGACACGCAGACGCTGCGCCGCTCGCAGGCCGTCTTCGACGAGGACCATCCGTCCACCCTGGCCTGCGCCGCCAACCTCGCCATGGACCTGCGCACGCTGGGCCGCACCGAGGAGGCGGACGCCCTCCACACCGACACCCGCGAACGCCTCGCCCGCAAGCTGGGCAGCAGCCACCCCGCGGTGACCCAGGCGGCCGACTGGGAACACCGGGCCGACTGCGACATCGACCCGATGCCGTTGTGA
- a CDS encoding HEXXH motif domain-containing protein, with translation MHHHHLSDSALRALLSTTEDEHAVAELLDAEVSRRLLLLRAVLDASDDVPEAGPAGVREAWRLLEDAEKLQPAGFRTALLDPQVGLWAASVFRRLSRVAADAADAADAGDAAPDEPPLHAELGFLSLLAASVSLVAGADFRVRVPVWQGAVFLPGLGRALVGGEAWGWAEVEARDGVATVTADGARAAVTADVAQETVTLPVDPESDGPGWQGLRRLRSVDAGTALTLTLTLDDLGPYPAVPGLQTSGRLSPAQFACWQRWFDEMWPVLATGHPAAARALSVGLLSVVPLPRGERLRARAASSSDAFGCVLLSEPDDDAEWLPAQLGVALVHEFRHTLLNGLIFLTPLFDECGELFHAPWRDDPRPLGGLVHGAYAFSGVAHYWRTRGADGLAGFEFALWRSAVQAVLETLRDHPALTPLGRDLVKTLDEQTAPWHEEPAGTHEHHLAHLAATHHHATWRAHHLHTPSSHAKALARAWEAGGGRADAPDMRPVLRTDPGACRLDALALLARLSIIAPQEFDALRAEEEPARLVPGVGVADLALVGGDAEAAVKLYVDELADGGARPAAWAGLGLALSECGETAAGAVLTEQPELALGVSRLLPTPPDPVALARWLARRPVR, from the coding sequence ATGCACCATCACCACCTCTCCGACTCCGCCCTGCGGGCGCTGCTGTCCACCACCGAGGACGAGCACGCCGTGGCCGAACTCCTCGACGCCGAAGTCAGCCGGCGGCTGCTTCTGTTACGAGCGGTTCTGGACGCCTCGGACGATGTTCCCGAGGCCGGGCCGGCCGGCGTACGGGAGGCGTGGCGGCTGCTGGAGGACGCCGAGAAACTTCAACCCGCGGGGTTCCGTACGGCGCTGCTCGATCCGCAGGTGGGGCTGTGGGCGGCGAGTGTGTTCAGGCGGTTGTCCCGGGTGGCGGCGGATGCGGCGGATGCGGCGGATGCCGGGGACGCGGCGCCCGATGAGCCGCCCCTGCACGCCGAACTCGGTTTTCTGAGCCTCCTCGCCGCGTCCGTCTCCCTCGTCGCGGGCGCCGACTTCCGTGTCCGGGTGCCTGTGTGGCAGGGCGCGGTGTTCCTGCCGGGACTCGGACGCGCGCTCGTCGGGGGCGAGGCATGGGGCTGGGCCGAGGTGGAAGCACGCGACGGAGTGGCGACCGTGACGGCGGATGGTGCGCGGGCGGCGGTGACGGCGGACGTCGCGCAGGAGACCGTCACGCTTCCCGTGGACCCCGAGTCCGACGGCCCCGGCTGGCAGGGACTGCGCCGGCTCCGCTCCGTCGATGCCGGCACCGCGCTCACCCTCACCCTCACGCTCGACGACCTCGGGCCTTACCCGGCCGTGCCCGGTCTGCAGACCTCCGGGCGGCTCAGTCCCGCCCAGTTCGCCTGCTGGCAACGCTGGTTCGACGAGATGTGGCCCGTCCTCGCCACCGGCCACCCCGCCGCGGCGCGCGCCCTGTCCGTCGGCCTCCTGTCCGTCGTCCCGCTGCCGCGCGGGGAACGACTGCGGGCCCGGGCCGCCTCGTCCAGTGACGCCTTCGGATGCGTGCTGCTGTCCGAGCCGGACGACGACGCCGAGTGGCTGCCGGCCCAACTGGGCGTGGCCCTGGTCCACGAGTTCCGGCACACGCTCCTGAACGGCCTCATCTTCCTCACCCCTCTCTTCGACGAGTGCGGCGAGCTGTTCCATGCCCCGTGGCGTGACGATCCGCGCCCGCTCGGGGGGCTTGTGCACGGGGCGTACGCCTTCTCGGGGGTCGCGCACTACTGGCGTACACGCGGTGCGGACGGGCTCGCGGGCTTCGAGTTCGCGTTGTGGCGCAGCGCCGTGCAGGCCGTGCTCGAAACCCTGCGTGACCATCCGGCGCTCACGCCGCTGGGGCGCGACCTGGTCAAGACGCTGGACGAACAGACCGCACCCTGGCACGAGGAACCGGCAGGAACGCACGAGCACCACCTCGCCCACCTCGCCGCCACCCACCACCACGCCACCTGGCGAGCCCACCACCTGCACACGCCCTCCTCGCATGCAAAGGCCCTGGCGCGGGCCTGGGAGGCGGGCGGAGGGCGGGCAGACGCACCGGACATGCGACCGGTGCTTCGTACCGACCCCGGTGCCTGTCGGCTCGATGCCCTGGCGCTGCTCGCGCGGCTCAGCATCATCGCGCCGCAGGAGTTCGACGCGCTGCGTGCGGAGGAGGAGCCCGCCCGGCTGGTGCCCGGGGTCGGGGTCGCCGATCTCGCGCTGGTGGGCGGGGACGCGGAGGCCGCGGTCAAGCTGTACGTCGACGAACTCGCCGACGGCGGTGCGAGACCCGCGGCCTGGGCGGGCCTCGGGCTGGCGCTGTCCGAGTGCGGGGAGACGGCCGCCGGTGCCGTCCTCACCGAACAGCCCGAACTCGCCCTGGGCGTCAGCCGGTTGCTGCCCACCCCGCCCGACCCGGTGGCGCTGGCCCGCTGGCTGGCCCGCCGGCCGGTGCGGTAG